The following proteins are encoded in a genomic region of Coffea eugenioides isolate CCC68of chromosome 6, Ceug_1.0, whole genome shotgun sequence:
- the LOC113774529 gene encoding putative receptor protein kinase ZmPK1: MRNQLTSSSLHSLCFLLSMSLFFHSTASEVGSYLARGATLSVQDEKGFIRSPDKSFTCGFLGDGSNAYWFAIWFTNSRDKTVVWMANRDRPVNGRGSKLSLRRNGAMVLTDIDGIVVWQTNPTSTDVSRAELLDSGNLVLKNFNGDMLWQSFDYPTDTLLPTQKFTKNKRLVSPLRKGSYESGYFNLYFDSDNALRLIYDGPEISSIYWPNPDFNVYVNGRTNWNSTRIAALDDIGRFTSSDQLQFNVTDAGPGIKRRMTIDYDGNLRVSSLFSSTGLWEISWQALAQPCAVRGLCGRNGICVYSTTGMAKCSCPPGFVVSDPSDWNKGCKARFNLSRSNPQAVKFVAIPNADYYGFDLNSTQSITFEACRNICLGDSSCQAFGYRITGWGNCYLKSALFNGYLTPDFPGTIYIKVPQSLQISEPVTLQGSGPICGSKDAELLIGSSSMYDAVGRRVKWVYLYSFASALGAIELLFVSLGWFFLFRKTGVPATVEAGYQMIASQFRRFGYDELNKATKNFKEELGRGGSGSVYKGVLADGREVGVKRLGDVFQAEQEFWAEVSTIGKINHMNLVRMWGYCSEKRRKLLVYEYVENSSLDKHLFSRKNFLGWEQRFAVALGTAKGLAYLHHECLEWVIHCDVKPENILLDGDLQPKIADFGLAKLFQRGGGPGSEFSRIRGTKGYMAPEWALNQPITAKVDVYSYGVVILEMVNGIRLSNWATDDGDEQEAELTKCVRIIKRKIQQGEESWMEDIVDTRLQGKYSRKQVATLIGVGISCVEEDRKKRPTMASVVQTLLECDDYTTLPQ, encoded by the coding sequence atGAGGAATCAGCTGACTTCCTCATCGTTGCATTCTTTGTGCTTTCTTCTTAGTATGTCTCTGTTCTTCCATTCTACAGCTTCAGAAGTGGGGAGTTACTTGGCAAGAGGTGCAACTCTCTCTGTGCAAGATGAGAAGGGATTCATCAGATCCCCAGATAAGTCATTCACTTGTGGGTTTCTCGGAGATGGAAGCAACGCTTATTGGTTTGCAATCTGGTTCACCAATTCAAGAGACAAAACAGTGGTTTGGATGGCTAACAGAGACAGGCCCGTTAATGGGCGCGGCTCAAAGCTGTCCCTCAGGCGAAATGGAGCCATGGTCTTGACAGATATCGATGGCATAGTTGTATGGCAAACCAACCCCACCTCGACTGATGTGTCTAGAGCAGAGCTTCTTGATTCCGGCAACCTTGTTCTCAAAAACTTCAATGGTGATATGCTCTGGCAGAGCTTTGATTATCCTACCGATACTCTATTGCCTActcaaaaattcaccaagaatAAAAGGTTGGTGTCTCCCTTGAGAAAAGGAAGCTATGAATCTGGTTACTTCAATTTGTATTTCGACAGCGACAACGCTTTGAGATTGATTTATGACGGGCCTGAGATATCGAGTATATATTGGCCTAACCCCGATTTTAATGTATACGTGAATGGACGAACAAACTGGAACAGCACAAGAATTGCTGCTTTGGATGATATAGGCAGGTTTACGTCAAGCGATCAGTTGCAATTCAATGTCACTGATGCGGGTCCAGGGATCAAACGAAGGATGACAATTGACTACGATGGAAATCTCAGAGTCTCCAGCTTGTTCAGTTCAACTGGATTGTGGGAGATATCCTGGCAAGCTCTTGCACAACCGTGTGCTGTTCGCGGGCTGTGCGGAAGAAATGGGATTTGTGTCTATTCCACCACGGGGATGGCCAAGTGTTCCTGTCCTCCTGGGTTTGTGGTTAGTGACCCCAGTGATTGGAATAAAGGCTGCAAGGCCAGATTCAACCTCAGTCGGTCCAATCCTCAGGCAGTGAAATTTGTGGCTATTCCAAACGCAGATTACTATGGTTTTGATCTCAATTCCACCCAATCCATTACATTTGAAGCTTGCAGGAACATCTGCCTGGGGGATTCCAGTTGCCAAGCATTTGGCTACAGGATAACAGGATGGGGAAATTGTTATTTAAAAAGTGCACTTTTCAATGGCTATTTAACTCCGGATTTCCCTGGAACCATCTACATCAAAGTGCCTCAAAGTTTACAAATATCAGAACCGGTAACTCTTCAAGGTTCCGGTCCCATTTGTGGATCCAAGGATGCAGAACTATTAATAGGTTCCTCTTCTATGTATGATGCAGTGGGGAGAAGAGTGAAATGGGTTTATCTGTACTCATTCGCTTCTGCACTCGGTGCAATCGAACTTCTATTTGTTTCTCTGGGCTGGTTTTTCCTGTTCAGGAAAACGGGTGTTCCGGCTACAGTTGAGGCCGGATATCAGATGATAGCAAGTCAGTTTAGAAGATTTGGCTACGATGAACTCAATAAGgcaaccaaaaatttcaaggaagaGCTTGGGAGAGGAGGCTCTGGATCTGTTTACAAAGGTGTCTTGGCAGATGGCAGGGAGGTGGGTGTAAAGAGGCTGGGAGATGTATTTCAGGCTGAACAAGAATTTTGGGCAGAAGTGAGCACCATAGGCAAAATCAATCACATGAATCTGGTAAGAATGTGGGGATATTGTTCAGAGAAGAGACGCAAACTTCTGGTGTACGAGTATGTAGAAAACTCGTCTCTTGACAAGCATCTTTTTAGCAGGAAAAATTTTCTCGGATGGGAACAGAGGTTTGCGGTGGCACTGGGGACAGCAAAAGGTCTGGCCTATCTTCACCATGAATGTCTAGAATGGGTCATCCACTGTGATGTAAAGCCAGAAAACATACTTCTTGATGGGGACCTTCAACCCAAGATTGCTGATTTTGGGCTGGCAAAGCTGTTTCAGAGAGGGGGAGGACCAGGCTCGGAGTTCTCAAGGATCAGAGGAACAAAAGGGTACATGGCTCCAGAATGGGCTCTGAATCAACCAATTACTGCAAAAGTGGACGTTTACAGCTACGGAGTTGTGATCCTGGAGATGGTTAATGGGATTAGGCTCTCGAATTGGGCGACAGATGATGGTGACGAGCAAGAAGCGGAGCTGACCAAATGTGTGAGGATAATCAAGAGGAAAATTCAGCAAGGGGAGGAGTCCTGGATGGAGGATATCGTGGACACAAGATTGCAAGGGAAATACAGTAGGAAGCAAGTGGCAACGTTAATCGGGGTTGGTATTTCCTGCGTGGAGGAAGACAGGAAGAAGCGGCCCACAATGGCTTCGGTGGTTCAAACTCTACTAGAATGCGACGACTATACCACTCTGCCTCAGTAA
- the LOC113774530 gene encoding serine/threonine-protein kinase ATG1c-like isoform X1, whose protein sequence is MAQPMSRGGRFVVGEYVVGQQVGAGSFSTVWHGRHRVHGTEVAIKEIVTARLNTKLRDSLKSEIVILKKINHPNIIRLHDMIEDSGKIYIILEYCRGGDLSVYIQKRQGGIPEATAKHFMQQLASGLKVLRENNLIHRDLKPQNLLLSTNDDKSILKIADFGFARSLQPRGLAETLCGSPLYMAPEIMQLQKYDAKADLWSVGAILFQLVTGKTPYTGNNQLQLFQNIVRSTELQFPRDIKDLSPHCIDLCRKLLRRNPVERLTFEEFFNHPFLSQRQADELLWNMRRQKSIDGFPLCELNPVGKTEEIAQEDLPFSLDDDSSGPDGSPSFVGVSPIKSTYGFSLDAKADRKEASKAAEKMDFASNYGSVSHKPEATMFNIGGLKLSEGKLKESLKSVDPAPAKSHIKVADSLELIDQEYVLVPGPPLDVSSSPVISTLKNVSSKPGSPPQVSGNINLISTAPMPIVGTAANKVGHIESFESHGSAPGTSQESMDVADTLEQPSADCITRVRSLKCCASAIRELVNEKLEAGKQLEAFSVQLVILAIWKQALHICHTRAASAMEGSPTPDSTRLREMTKEQDGLDIHEDLDAADTLGSQHICSQIERAFLLEVGNAEELAKIVEPGITCYQGNTEMPDAMETIFQSALALGRRGAVDEYMGRTDDAVVFYSKAVRLLVFLLVEAPSLILNPPFSLTDSDRYRLQSYIDVLNNRQSISRSQRMALLKGGDQQCSS, encoded by the exons ATGGCTCAACCGATGAGCAGAGGAGGAAGGTTCGTGGTGGGGGAATATGTGGTTGGGCAGCAAGTAGGAGCGGGGTCGTTCTCGACGGTATGGCACGGGCGGCACCGGGTCCACGGCACCGAAGTTGCCATCAAAGAGATCGTGACGGCTCGATTGAACACCAAACTCCGGGATAGTTTGAAGTCGGAGATTGTTATTTTGAAGAAGATCAATCACCCAAACATCATCCGCTTGCACGACATGATTGAG GATTCTGGAAAGATATATATCATTCTAGAATACTGCAGAGGGGGTGACCTTTCTGTTTACATCCAAAAACGTCAAGGAGGAATTCCAGAAGCAACTGCTAAGCACTTCATGCAGCAACTGG CTTCTGGGCTTAAAGTACTTCGAGAGAACAACCTAATTCACCGAGACCTGAAGCCACAG AATCTATTGCTTTCTACAAATGATGACAAATCCATCCTGAAGATTGCTGATTTTGGATTTGCAAG GTCCCTGCAACCTAGAGGGCTTGCTGAAACCTTATGTGGTTCACCGCTTTACATGGCTCCGGAAATAATGCAACTCCAGAAGTACGATGCAAAG GCAGATCTTTGGAGTGTTGGCGCCATTCTATTTCAACTGGTGACTGGAAAAACCCCATATACAGGAAACAACCAACTACAG TTGTTCCAGAACATCGTGAGATCAACTGAATTGCAGTTTCCCCGAGACATAAAGGATTTGAGTCCTCATTGCATAGATTTGTGTCGGAAATTGCTTCGTCGTAATCCAG TGGAGCGATTGACATTTGAGGAATTCTTTAACCACCCCTTCCTTTCTCAAAGGCAAGCAGATGAATTGTTGTG GAATATGAGACGACAGAAAAGTATAGATGGTTTTCCTCTTTGTGAACTGAATCCTGTGGGGAAAACCGAAGAAATTGCTCAAGAAGATTTACCTTTTAGTTTAGATGATGATTCCAGTGGTCCTGATGGGAGTCCCTCTTTTGTTGGGGTGTCCCCAATTAAATCTACATATGGATTTTCTCTTGATGCAAAAGCTGACAGAAAGGAAGCTTCTAAAGCTGCAGAGAAGATGGATTTTGCTTCCAATTATGGTAGTGTCAGTCATAAACCAGAAGCAACTATGTTTAATATTGGTGGTCTGAAACTTTCAGAAGGAAAGCTGAAAGAGTCTCTTAAATCCGTGGATCCTGCACCGGCAAAAAGTCACATAAAAG TGGCAGATTCATTGGAGTTGATTGATCAGGAGTATGTCCTGGTACCTGGTCCACCATTGGATGTGTCTTCTTCACCTGTTATTTCTACTCTCAAGAATGTGTCTTCCAAACCTGGCAGTCCACCACAAGTTTCTGGAAACATAAACCTCATCTCAACTGCCCCAATGCCAATTGTTGGTACAGCAGCCAATAAGGTGGGTCATATTGAAAGCTTTGAAAGTCACGGCTCTGCTCCTGGGACTTCACAAGAATCTATGGATGTAGCTGACACATTAGAGCAGCCATCAGCTGACTGCATCACAAGAGTAAGATCCTTAAAGTGTTGTGCATCTGCCATCAGAGAACTAGTAAATGAGAAG CTTGAGGCAGGTAAGCAGCTGGAAGCATTCTCAGTTCAGCTTGTGATTCTTGCCATATGGAAGCAAGCATTACACATCTGTCATACACGAGCTGCATCTGCTATGGAGGGAAGTCCAACACCTGATTCTACCAGATTGAGGGAAATGACGAAGGAACAAGACGGCCTTGATATTCATGAAGATCTTGATGCAGCTGACACTCTGGGTTCTCAGCATATTTGCTCTCAGATTGAGAGAGCGTTTCTTCTTGAAGTTGGGAATGCTGAGGAACTTGCAAAAATTGTAGAGCCTGGTATTACATGTTACCAAG GAAATACAGAGATGCCAGATGCAATGGAGACAATATTCCAATCTGCCCTTGCTCTGGGCAGACGCGGAGCT GTAGATGAATATATGGGTCGCACGGATGATGCTGTGGTGTTTTACTCTAAAGCTGTGCGCTTGTTAGTATTTCTTCTAGTGGAAGCACCTTCCCTTATTTTGAATCCTCCGTTTTCTCTGACAGATTCAGACCGTTATAGGCTTCAAAGTTACATTGATGTCCTGAATAACAGGCAAAGCATTTCAAGGTCTCAAAGGATGGCCCTTCTGAAGGGCGGGGACCAGCAATGCTCCTCCTGA
- the LOC113774530 gene encoding serine/threonine-protein kinase ATG1c-like isoform X3 codes for MAQPMSRGGRFVVGEYVVGQQVGAGSFSTVWHGRHRVHGTEVAIKEIVTARLNTKLRDSLKSEIVILKKINHPNIIRLHDMIEDSGKIYIILEYCRGGDLSVYIQKRQGGIPEATAKHFMQQLASGLKVLRENNLIHRDLKPQNLLLSTNDDKSILKIADFGFARSLQPRGLAETLCGSPLYMAPEIMQLQKYDAKADLWSVGAILFQLVTGKTPYTGNNQLQLFQNIVRSTELQFPRDIKDLSPHCIDLCRKLLRRNPVERLTFEEFFNHPFLSQRNMRRQKSIDGFPLCELNPVGKTEEIAQEDLPFSLDDDSSGPDGSPSFVGVSPIKSTYGFSLDAKADRKEASKAAEKMDFASNYGSVSHKPEATMFNIGGLKLSEGKLKESLKSVDPAPAKSHIKVADSLELIDQEYVLVPGPPLDVSSSPVISTLKNVSSKPGSPPQVSGNINLISTAPMPIVGTAANKVGHIESFESHGSAPGTSQESMDVADTLEQPSADCITRVRSLKCCASAIRELVNEKLEAGKQLEAFSVQLVILAIWKQALHICHTRAASAMEGSPTPDSTRLREMTKEQDGLDIHEDLDAADTLGSQHICSQIERAFLLEVGNAEELAKIVEPGITCYQGNTEMPDAMETIFQSALALGRRGAVDEYMGRTDDAVVFYSKAVRLLVFLLVEAPSLILNPPFSLTDSDRYRLQSYIDVLNNRQSISRSQRMALLKGGDQQCSS; via the exons ATGGCTCAACCGATGAGCAGAGGAGGAAGGTTCGTGGTGGGGGAATATGTGGTTGGGCAGCAAGTAGGAGCGGGGTCGTTCTCGACGGTATGGCACGGGCGGCACCGGGTCCACGGCACCGAAGTTGCCATCAAAGAGATCGTGACGGCTCGATTGAACACCAAACTCCGGGATAGTTTGAAGTCGGAGATTGTTATTTTGAAGAAGATCAATCACCCAAACATCATCCGCTTGCACGACATGATTGAG GATTCTGGAAAGATATATATCATTCTAGAATACTGCAGAGGGGGTGACCTTTCTGTTTACATCCAAAAACGTCAAGGAGGAATTCCAGAAGCAACTGCTAAGCACTTCATGCAGCAACTGG CTTCTGGGCTTAAAGTACTTCGAGAGAACAACCTAATTCACCGAGACCTGAAGCCACAG AATCTATTGCTTTCTACAAATGATGACAAATCCATCCTGAAGATTGCTGATTTTGGATTTGCAAG GTCCCTGCAACCTAGAGGGCTTGCTGAAACCTTATGTGGTTCACCGCTTTACATGGCTCCGGAAATAATGCAACTCCAGAAGTACGATGCAAAG GCAGATCTTTGGAGTGTTGGCGCCATTCTATTTCAACTGGTGACTGGAAAAACCCCATATACAGGAAACAACCAACTACAG TTGTTCCAGAACATCGTGAGATCAACTGAATTGCAGTTTCCCCGAGACATAAAGGATTTGAGTCCTCATTGCATAGATTTGTGTCGGAAATTGCTTCGTCGTAATCCAG TGGAGCGATTGACATTTGAGGAATTCTTTAACCACCCCTTCCTTTCTCAAAG GAATATGAGACGACAGAAAAGTATAGATGGTTTTCCTCTTTGTGAACTGAATCCTGTGGGGAAAACCGAAGAAATTGCTCAAGAAGATTTACCTTTTAGTTTAGATGATGATTCCAGTGGTCCTGATGGGAGTCCCTCTTTTGTTGGGGTGTCCCCAATTAAATCTACATATGGATTTTCTCTTGATGCAAAAGCTGACAGAAAGGAAGCTTCTAAAGCTGCAGAGAAGATGGATTTTGCTTCCAATTATGGTAGTGTCAGTCATAAACCAGAAGCAACTATGTTTAATATTGGTGGTCTGAAACTTTCAGAAGGAAAGCTGAAAGAGTCTCTTAAATCCGTGGATCCTGCACCGGCAAAAAGTCACATAAAAG TGGCAGATTCATTGGAGTTGATTGATCAGGAGTATGTCCTGGTACCTGGTCCACCATTGGATGTGTCTTCTTCACCTGTTATTTCTACTCTCAAGAATGTGTCTTCCAAACCTGGCAGTCCACCACAAGTTTCTGGAAACATAAACCTCATCTCAACTGCCCCAATGCCAATTGTTGGTACAGCAGCCAATAAGGTGGGTCATATTGAAAGCTTTGAAAGTCACGGCTCTGCTCCTGGGACTTCACAAGAATCTATGGATGTAGCTGACACATTAGAGCAGCCATCAGCTGACTGCATCACAAGAGTAAGATCCTTAAAGTGTTGTGCATCTGCCATCAGAGAACTAGTAAATGAGAAG CTTGAGGCAGGTAAGCAGCTGGAAGCATTCTCAGTTCAGCTTGTGATTCTTGCCATATGGAAGCAAGCATTACACATCTGTCATACACGAGCTGCATCTGCTATGGAGGGAAGTCCAACACCTGATTCTACCAGATTGAGGGAAATGACGAAGGAACAAGACGGCCTTGATATTCATGAAGATCTTGATGCAGCTGACACTCTGGGTTCTCAGCATATTTGCTCTCAGATTGAGAGAGCGTTTCTTCTTGAAGTTGGGAATGCTGAGGAACTTGCAAAAATTGTAGAGCCTGGTATTACATGTTACCAAG GAAATACAGAGATGCCAGATGCAATGGAGACAATATTCCAATCTGCCCTTGCTCTGGGCAGACGCGGAGCT GTAGATGAATATATGGGTCGCACGGATGATGCTGTGGTGTTTTACTCTAAAGCTGTGCGCTTGTTAGTATTTCTTCTAGTGGAAGCACCTTCCCTTATTTTGAATCCTCCGTTTTCTCTGACAGATTCAGACCGTTATAGGCTTCAAAGTTACATTGATGTCCTGAATAACAGGCAAAGCATTTCAAGGTCTCAAAGGATGGCCCTTCTGAAGGGCGGGGACCAGCAATGCTCCTCCTGA
- the LOC113774530 gene encoding serine/threonine-protein kinase ATG1c-like isoform X4 has product MQQLASGLKVLRENNLIHRDLKPQNLLLSTNDDKSILKIADFGFARSLQPRGLAETLCGSPLYMAPEIMQLQKYDAKADLWSVGAILFQLVTGKTPYTGNNQLQLFQNIVRSTELQFPRDIKDLSPHCIDLCRKLLRRNPVERLTFEEFFNHPFLSQRQADELLWNMRRQKSIDGFPLCELNPVGKTEEIAQEDLPFSLDDDSSGPDGSPSFVGVSPIKSTYGFSLDAKADRKEASKAAEKMDFASNYGSVSHKPEATMFNIGGLKLSEGKLKESLKSVDPAPAKSHIKVADSLELIDQEYVLVPGPPLDVSSSPVISTLKNVSSKPGSPPQVSGNINLISTAPMPIVGTAANKVGHIESFESHGSAPGTSQESMDVADTLEQPSADCITRVRSLKCCASAIRELVNEKLEAGKQLEAFSVQLVILAIWKQALHICHTRAASAMEGSPTPDSTRLREMTKEQDGLDIHEDLDAADTLGSQHICSQIERAFLLEVGNAEELAKIVEPGITCYQGNTEMPDAMETIFQSALALGRRGAVDEYMGRTDDAVVFYSKAVRLLVFLLVEAPSLILNPPFSLTDSDRYRLQSYIDVLNNRQSISRSQRMALLKGGDQQCSS; this is encoded by the exons ATGCAGCAACTGG CTTCTGGGCTTAAAGTACTTCGAGAGAACAACCTAATTCACCGAGACCTGAAGCCACAG AATCTATTGCTTTCTACAAATGATGACAAATCCATCCTGAAGATTGCTGATTTTGGATTTGCAAG GTCCCTGCAACCTAGAGGGCTTGCTGAAACCTTATGTGGTTCACCGCTTTACATGGCTCCGGAAATAATGCAACTCCAGAAGTACGATGCAAAG GCAGATCTTTGGAGTGTTGGCGCCATTCTATTTCAACTGGTGACTGGAAAAACCCCATATACAGGAAACAACCAACTACAG TTGTTCCAGAACATCGTGAGATCAACTGAATTGCAGTTTCCCCGAGACATAAAGGATTTGAGTCCTCATTGCATAGATTTGTGTCGGAAATTGCTTCGTCGTAATCCAG TGGAGCGATTGACATTTGAGGAATTCTTTAACCACCCCTTCCTTTCTCAAAGGCAAGCAGATGAATTGTTGTG GAATATGAGACGACAGAAAAGTATAGATGGTTTTCCTCTTTGTGAACTGAATCCTGTGGGGAAAACCGAAGAAATTGCTCAAGAAGATTTACCTTTTAGTTTAGATGATGATTCCAGTGGTCCTGATGGGAGTCCCTCTTTTGTTGGGGTGTCCCCAATTAAATCTACATATGGATTTTCTCTTGATGCAAAAGCTGACAGAAAGGAAGCTTCTAAAGCTGCAGAGAAGATGGATTTTGCTTCCAATTATGGTAGTGTCAGTCATAAACCAGAAGCAACTATGTTTAATATTGGTGGTCTGAAACTTTCAGAAGGAAAGCTGAAAGAGTCTCTTAAATCCGTGGATCCTGCACCGGCAAAAAGTCACATAAAAG TGGCAGATTCATTGGAGTTGATTGATCAGGAGTATGTCCTGGTACCTGGTCCACCATTGGATGTGTCTTCTTCACCTGTTATTTCTACTCTCAAGAATGTGTCTTCCAAACCTGGCAGTCCACCACAAGTTTCTGGAAACATAAACCTCATCTCAACTGCCCCAATGCCAATTGTTGGTACAGCAGCCAATAAGGTGGGTCATATTGAAAGCTTTGAAAGTCACGGCTCTGCTCCTGGGACTTCACAAGAATCTATGGATGTAGCTGACACATTAGAGCAGCCATCAGCTGACTGCATCACAAGAGTAAGATCCTTAAAGTGTTGTGCATCTGCCATCAGAGAACTAGTAAATGAGAAG CTTGAGGCAGGTAAGCAGCTGGAAGCATTCTCAGTTCAGCTTGTGATTCTTGCCATATGGAAGCAAGCATTACACATCTGTCATACACGAGCTGCATCTGCTATGGAGGGAAGTCCAACACCTGATTCTACCAGATTGAGGGAAATGACGAAGGAACAAGACGGCCTTGATATTCATGAAGATCTTGATGCAGCTGACACTCTGGGTTCTCAGCATATTTGCTCTCAGATTGAGAGAGCGTTTCTTCTTGAAGTTGGGAATGCTGAGGAACTTGCAAAAATTGTAGAGCCTGGTATTACATGTTACCAAG GAAATACAGAGATGCCAGATGCAATGGAGACAATATTCCAATCTGCCCTTGCTCTGGGCAGACGCGGAGCT GTAGATGAATATATGGGTCGCACGGATGATGCTGTGGTGTTTTACTCTAAAGCTGTGCGCTTGTTAGTATTTCTTCTAGTGGAAGCACCTTCCCTTATTTTGAATCCTCCGTTTTCTCTGACAGATTCAGACCGTTATAGGCTTCAAAGTTACATTGATGTCCTGAATAACAGGCAAAGCATTTCAAGGTCTCAAAGGATGGCCCTTCTGAAGGGCGGGGACCAGCAATGCTCCTCCTGA
- the LOC113774530 gene encoding serine/threonine-protein kinase ATG1c-like isoform X2 yields MAQPMSRGGRFVVGEYVVGQQVGAGSFSTVWHGRHRVHGTEVAIKEIVTARLNTKLRDSLKSEIVILKKINHPNIIRLHDMIEDSGKIYIILEYCRGGDLSVYIQKRQGGIPEATAKHFMQQLASGLKVLRENNLIHRDLKPQNLLLSTNDDKSILKIADFGFARSLQPRGLAETLCGSPLYMAPEIMQLQKYDAKADLWSVGAILFQLVTGKTPYTGNNQLQLFQNIVRSTELQFPRDIKDLSPHCIDLCRKLLRRNPVERLTFEEFFNHPFLSQRQADELLWNMRRQKSIDGFPLCELNPVGKTEEIAQEDLPFSLDDDSSGPDGSPSFVGVSPIKSTYGFSLDAKADRKEASKAAEKMDFASNYGSVSHKPEATMFNIGGLKLSEGKLKESLKSVDPAPAKSHIKVADSLELIDQEYVLVPGPPLDVSSSPVISTLKNVSSKPGSPPQVSGNINLISTAPMPIVGTAANKVGHIESFESHGSAPGTSQESMDVADTLEQPSADCITRVRSLKCCASAIRELVNEKLEAGKQLEAFSVQLVILAIWKQALHICHTRAASAMEGSPTPDSTRLREMTKEQDGLDIHEDLDAADTLGSQHICSQIERAFLLEVGNAEELAKIVEPGNTEMPDAMETIFQSALALGRRGAVDEYMGRTDDAVVFYSKAVRLLVFLLVEAPSLILNPPFSLTDSDRYRLQSYIDVLNNRQSISRSQRMALLKGGDQQCSS; encoded by the exons ATGGCTCAACCGATGAGCAGAGGAGGAAGGTTCGTGGTGGGGGAATATGTGGTTGGGCAGCAAGTAGGAGCGGGGTCGTTCTCGACGGTATGGCACGGGCGGCACCGGGTCCACGGCACCGAAGTTGCCATCAAAGAGATCGTGACGGCTCGATTGAACACCAAACTCCGGGATAGTTTGAAGTCGGAGATTGTTATTTTGAAGAAGATCAATCACCCAAACATCATCCGCTTGCACGACATGATTGAG GATTCTGGAAAGATATATATCATTCTAGAATACTGCAGAGGGGGTGACCTTTCTGTTTACATCCAAAAACGTCAAGGAGGAATTCCAGAAGCAACTGCTAAGCACTTCATGCAGCAACTGG CTTCTGGGCTTAAAGTACTTCGAGAGAACAACCTAATTCACCGAGACCTGAAGCCACAG AATCTATTGCTTTCTACAAATGATGACAAATCCATCCTGAAGATTGCTGATTTTGGATTTGCAAG GTCCCTGCAACCTAGAGGGCTTGCTGAAACCTTATGTGGTTCACCGCTTTACATGGCTCCGGAAATAATGCAACTCCAGAAGTACGATGCAAAG GCAGATCTTTGGAGTGTTGGCGCCATTCTATTTCAACTGGTGACTGGAAAAACCCCATATACAGGAAACAACCAACTACAG TTGTTCCAGAACATCGTGAGATCAACTGAATTGCAGTTTCCCCGAGACATAAAGGATTTGAGTCCTCATTGCATAGATTTGTGTCGGAAATTGCTTCGTCGTAATCCAG TGGAGCGATTGACATTTGAGGAATTCTTTAACCACCCCTTCCTTTCTCAAAGGCAAGCAGATGAATTGTTGTG GAATATGAGACGACAGAAAAGTATAGATGGTTTTCCTCTTTGTGAACTGAATCCTGTGGGGAAAACCGAAGAAATTGCTCAAGAAGATTTACCTTTTAGTTTAGATGATGATTCCAGTGGTCCTGATGGGAGTCCCTCTTTTGTTGGGGTGTCCCCAATTAAATCTACATATGGATTTTCTCTTGATGCAAAAGCTGACAGAAAGGAAGCTTCTAAAGCTGCAGAGAAGATGGATTTTGCTTCCAATTATGGTAGTGTCAGTCATAAACCAGAAGCAACTATGTTTAATATTGGTGGTCTGAAACTTTCAGAAGGAAAGCTGAAAGAGTCTCTTAAATCCGTGGATCCTGCACCGGCAAAAAGTCACATAAAAG TGGCAGATTCATTGGAGTTGATTGATCAGGAGTATGTCCTGGTACCTGGTCCACCATTGGATGTGTCTTCTTCACCTGTTATTTCTACTCTCAAGAATGTGTCTTCCAAACCTGGCAGTCCACCACAAGTTTCTGGAAACATAAACCTCATCTCAACTGCCCCAATGCCAATTGTTGGTACAGCAGCCAATAAGGTGGGTCATATTGAAAGCTTTGAAAGTCACGGCTCTGCTCCTGGGACTTCACAAGAATCTATGGATGTAGCTGACACATTAGAGCAGCCATCAGCTGACTGCATCACAAGAGTAAGATCCTTAAAGTGTTGTGCATCTGCCATCAGAGAACTAGTAAATGAGAAG CTTGAGGCAGGTAAGCAGCTGGAAGCATTCTCAGTTCAGCTTGTGATTCTTGCCATATGGAAGCAAGCATTACACATCTGTCATACACGAGCTGCATCTGCTATGGAGGGAAGTCCAACACCTGATTCTACCAGATTGAGGGAAATGACGAAGGAACAAGACGGCCTTGATATTCATGAAGATCTTGATGCAGCTGACACTCTGGGTTCTCAGCATATTTGCTCTCAGATTGAGAGAGCGTTTCTTCTTGAAGTTGGGAATGCTGAGGAACTTGCAAAAATTGTAGAGCCTG GAAATACAGAGATGCCAGATGCAATGGAGACAATATTCCAATCTGCCCTTGCTCTGGGCAGACGCGGAGCT GTAGATGAATATATGGGTCGCACGGATGATGCTGTGGTGTTTTACTCTAAAGCTGTGCGCTTGTTAGTATTTCTTCTAGTGGAAGCACCTTCCCTTATTTTGAATCCTCCGTTTTCTCTGACAGATTCAGACCGTTATAGGCTTCAAAGTTACATTGATGTCCTGAATAACAGGCAAAGCATTTCAAGGTCTCAAAGGATGGCCCTTCTGAAGGGCGGGGACCAGCAATGCTCCTCCTGA